The stretch of DNA GTTTTGCTGGCCGGGACGCCGTAGAAGTGGTCTGGCACGCCTTCGAGCTTGATCCCTCTGCCCCAGTGGAAGAAACCCGGCTGATGCGCGACATTCTGGGCAGCAAGTACGGACAGGGCGCGGCGGGAGCGCAGGCCATGCTGGACAACATGACCCAGACCGCAGCGGCAGAGGGGCTGGAATACCACTTTGAACGGTTGGTGCCCACCAATACCTTTGATGCCCACCGGGTGATTCATCTGGCCGGCCATGAAGGTAAGCAGGACGCCATGAAAGAACGCCTGATGGCCGCGTATTTTACTGAGGGCAAACATGTGGGCAGCCGCGATACGCTGGCGCAACTGGCCACCGAAGTGGGGCTGGACGGGGCAGCGGTGCGGGCCGCCCTGGACACCGACGTGGCCGCCGCCGAGGTTCGGCAGGATCAGGCACAGGCGCAGGCTTACGGCATCAGTGGCGTGCCGTTCTTTGTGCTGGGCGGCAAATACGGCGTCAGTGGCGCACAACCCGCCGAAGTGCTCCGCAGCGCACTGGAGCAACTGTGGGCCGAACTGAACCCCGCTCCCCTGACCATGCTCAGTCCGGTGGCTGGGGCTGTGGTGGCGGAAGGCTGCGAAGACGGCTCCTGCGCGGTGCCAGAGCGGGAAGTGGCACAGAAAGCCTAAGCAGTCAAAAGCACCTAGTACAGCGTTCAATTAATACGAATGGTTTCATAGTGGCATCCAAGGGTTCGTCGGGCGGCCTGAGTCGAGAACTGCCAGTTGAGCGTGATGGCCGCGC from Deinococcus sp. QL22 encodes:
- a CDS encoding DsbA family oxidoreductase — encoded protein: MTALPAGPQPLRMDIWSDIACPWCYVGKRRFEAALEGFAGRDAVEVVWHAFELDPSAPVEETRLMRDILGSKYGQGAAGAQAMLDNMTQTAAAEGLEYHFERLVPTNTFDAHRVIHLAGHEGKQDAMKERLMAAYFTEGKHVGSRDTLAQLATEVGLDGAAVRAALDTDVAAAEVRQDQAQAQAYGISGVPFFVLGGKYGVSGAQPAEVLRSALEQLWAELNPAPLTMLSPVAGAVVAEGCEDGSCAVPEREVAQKA